Genomic DNA from Halobaculum sp. MBLA0147:
GCCCGCGAGCGGATCGACTACTTCCTCGACGACGACACGTTCCACGAGTTCGACCAGTTCCGCACCCACCGAACGCACACGTTCGGGATGGAGGAGAAGCAGTACTACGGCGACGGCGTCGTCACCGGCTACGGCGAGGTGAACGGCCGGACCGTGTTCGTGTTCGCCCACGACTTCACCGTCCTCGGCGGCTCGCTGGGCGAGGTGTTCGCCGAGAAGGTGTGTAAGGTGATGGACCGCGCGATGGACGTGGGTGCGCCGGTCGTCGGGCTCAACGACTCCGCCGGCGCCCGCATCCAGGAGGGCGTCTCCTCGCTGGCCGGGTTCGCGGAGATCTTCCGACGCAACACGGAGGCGTCGGGCGTGATCCCGCAGTTGTCGGGGATCATGGGGCCGTGTGCCGGCGGCGCGGTGTACTCCCCGGCGATCACGGACTTCGTGTTCATGGTGCAGGACACGAGTCACATGTTCATCACCGGGCCGGACGTGATCGAGACGGTCACCGGCGAGGAGGTCACCTTCGAGGAGTTGGGTGGCGCACAGACCCACGCCAGTACCTCCGGGGTCGCACACTTCGCGGAGCCGAGCGAGGAGGAGCTGTTGGACGACATGCGGCGACTGCTCTCGTATCTCCCGCAGAACAACGTCGAGGATCCGCCACGCGTCGACCCGTGGGACGACCCCGAGCGCCGCGACGAGGAACTCAACGAGATCGTCCCGGACGAACCGCGGAAGCCGTACGACGTGACGAACGTGGTCACGTCCGTCGTCGACGAGGGGTCGTTCTTCGAGACCCACGAGGGGTTCGCGAAGAACCTCGTCACCGGGTTCGCGCGACTGGACGGCCACTCGATCGGCGTCGTCGCGAACCAGCCGCGCGTGAACGCGGGGACGTTGGACATCGAGTCCAGTCAGAAGGGGGCGCGGTTCGTGCGGTTCTGTGACGCGTTCAACGTGCCGATCCTCACCTTCGTGGACGTGCCCGGGTTCATGCCCGGGACGGACCAGGAACACAACGGGATCATCCGCCACGGCGCGAAGCTGTTGTACGCCTACAGCGAGGCGACGGTGCCGCTGATGACGGTCATCACGCGGAAGGCGTACGGCGGTGCCTACGACGTGATGGCGTCGAAACACATCGGCGGCGACGTGAACTACGCGTGGCCGACGGCGGAGATCGCCGTGATGGGGCCGAAAGGGGCGGTGAACATCCTCTACGACGACGAACTCGAGGAGGCCGAGGACACCGAACGGCGGCGCCAGGAGCTGATCGACGAGTACCGCGAGGAGTTCGCGAACCCGTACACGGCGGCGGACCGCGGGTTCTTAGACGACGTGATCGAGCCGACGGAGACGCGCCCGCGACTGATCGACGACCTGTCGATGCTCGCGAGCAAGCGCGACGAGCAGCCGGACAAGAAACACGGCAACATCCCGATCTGACGATGGCCGACCACCGAGACGACGGCGACGCCGCGGCGACGGTCGGCGACGACGGGTCGGCCGCAGCCGGCGGTGACGACGGGGCGGCTACAGCCGGCGACGACGACGGGGGGACTGCGGACGGGGCGTCGGTCGTCGACCCGCAGGAGTTGGCGGCGGCACTCGACGTGCCGGGCGACGCCACCGCGGACGAGGCGGCGGCGATCACGGCCGTCGTGGGGGCCCACCTCCGCGATCAGGTCGCCGCGGCGGCGGCAGCGGCCGCGGCGAGCGAGGACGCCGACACCGGCTGGGACGGCGAGCGCTGGCGGTTCGCCGGTCGCTTGGAGGGCATCGGTCGTCCGGCGGGACGCGTCCCCGACGGCGCGCCCGACGACGAGTGGGCTGCCTCGGGTCGCAGCGACCGGTTCTAGGGAGCGAGACGCGCTTCCACTTCGTCTGTGTCAGTTCTGGAACAGTATCACTTATATAATTCGATGTTTGCGGGTGGCGCGTGCGAGGCGCGAGTGAAACGAGCGCCTCGGCTGCGAACGGGGAGCGGAGCGACCCGTGAGCCGCGCGAGGGAGGAGCGAGCGCAGCGAGCGACGAGGCTGGGGAGGGTGAGGCGTTGTGCGGGGCAGATTCGGGCGGGACTGGAAGGGGCGGTCACGGCGGCTACGCCGCCGTGAGCTCGGGAGAGCTCCGCTCTCCCGTAGAGGGGCTCGCGTGCACTTTAGTCGTCTCGGCGACCCCTATCGCGCCGAGTGGTGCCGAGAGGCGCGATATGTCGCCGAGCGACCGCGAGCCACTCGGGGCTTCCTGAGTGGTAGTCTCACCCGACGACCCACCCTTATCTGAACACGATCACCGAGACGACACGACGAATCGAAACGGGCAACACCCCCGGTCGGTAACCCGGGGGCGTGCAGACGGTCACGGACAGGGTGTCGAACCCCTTCGGGTTCGCGCCGGACTGCGAGCGGTTCGTCCCGGGGTACGGCGACGCGAACGCGGACTTCCACGTCGTCGGCGACCACCCGAAGGCACACGGCGGGGTCGAGACGGGCGTCCCGTTCACGGAGACGGTGGCGTCCGAGCGGTTCCAGACCGCACTCCGCCGTGCGGGGCTGCTGGAGACGACCGGCGACGAGCCGGACGTGGCCGGCACCTACCTCTCGTACCGGCACCTCTGTGTCCCGGACGACGCGGAGCCGACCGCCGCCGAGTACGCGGACACCGAACGGTTCGTCGACACGGAGATCCGCGCGATCACCGCCCACGTGCTCTTGCCGGTCGGCGAGCGGGCGACACGCTACGTGTTGGAGACGTACACCGCACAGGCACACAAGACGGAGTACGACATGGCCGCGCTCCACGGCGA
This window encodes:
- a CDS encoding acyl-CoA carboxylase subunit beta → MDDRIEELRERRREAEKGGGEERIQSQHDKGKMTARERIDYFLDDDTFHEFDQFRTHRTHTFGMEEKQYYGDGVVTGYGEVNGRTVFVFAHDFTVLGGSLGEVFAEKVCKVMDRAMDVGAPVVGLNDSAGARIQEGVSSLAGFAEIFRRNTEASGVIPQLSGIMGPCAGGAVYSPAITDFVFMVQDTSHMFITGPDVIETVTGEEVTFEELGGAQTHASTSGVAHFAEPSEEELLDDMRRLLSYLPQNNVEDPPRVDPWDDPERRDEELNEIVPDEPRKPYDVTNVVTSVVDEGSFFETHEGFAKNLVTGFARLDGHSIGVVANQPRVNAGTLDIESSQKGARFVRFCDAFNVPILTFVDVPGFMPGTDQEHNGIIRHGAKLLYAYSEATVPLMTVITRKAYGGAYDVMASKHIGGDVNYAWPTAEIAVMGPKGAVNILYDDELEEAEDTERRRQELIDEYREEFANPYTAADRGFLDDVIEPTETRPRLIDDLSMLASKRDEQPDKKHGNIPI
- a CDS encoding acc operon protein — its product is MAAALDVPGDATADEAAAITAVVGAHLRDQVAAAAAAAAASEDADTGWDGERWRFAGRLEGIGRPAGRVPDGAPDDEWAASGRSDRF
- a CDS encoding uracil-DNA glycosylase family protein; amino-acid sequence: MQTVTDRVSNPFGFAPDCERFVPGYGDANADFHVVGDHPKAHGGVETGVPFTETVASERFQTALRRAGLLETTGDEPDVAGTYLSYRHLCVPDDAEPTAAEYADTERFVDTEIRAITAHVLLPVGERATRYVLETYTAQAHKTEYDMAALHGEEIRGAGWLVFPVRDPREWDAGDDDRLVTALRELQATDYRRESDLGRFLAGDDPYRVR